A genome region from Pseudanabaena sp. Chao 1811 includes the following:
- a CDS encoding helix-turn-helix domain-containing protein, whose translation MTIKFYESPFHAIEEPEVASKSVLKADLTIMIRDIIENRGWTQKEAAERLAVTQPRVSDIVNGKIDKFTLDMLFSMLDKLGFRTEFTFSSLESASIKIQTRDLAEVA comes from the coding sequence ATGACAATTAAGTTTTACGAGAGTCCTTTTCATGCGATCGAGGAGCCTGAAGTTGCGAGTAAGTCGGTTTTAAAGGCTGACTTGACGATCATGATTCGCGACATAATTGAGAATAGAGGTTGGACTCAGAAAGAGGCTGCTGAAAGGTTGGCAGTTACTCAGCCGCGTGTGTCGGACATTGTGAATGGAAAAATTGATAAGTTTACTTTGGATATGTTGTTTTCGATGCTCGATAAGCTGGGGTTTAGGACTGAGTTTACTTTTAGCAGTTTAGAAAGTGCTTCTATTAAAATCCAAACAAGGGATTTAGCTGAAGTCGCTTAG